The following proteins are encoded in a genomic region of Mycolicibacterium confluentis:
- a CDS encoding DUF732 domain-containing protein: MKCIRIATAGSLAAAGLALSLSVASPAQADPETDAFFNAVTESGITGLDPATATQVGQQVCPMLAEPGQQMADVAGRVSESIGRPLGPATMFTGLAITWFCPGAVASIANGDSPIPLGLFGF, encoded by the coding sequence ATGAAGTGCATCCGTATTGCGACCGCAGGCTCGCTGGCCGCCGCAGGCCTCGCGCTGAGCCTGTCCGTCGCCTCTCCCGCTCAGGCCGACCCTGAGACCGACGCGTTCTTCAACGCCGTGACCGAGTCCGGGATCACCGGCCTGGATCCGGCGACGGCGACGCAGGTCGGCCAGCAGGTGTGCCCCATGCTTGCCGAACCCGGTCAGCAGATGGCCGACGTGGCCGGGAGGGTCTCCGAGTCGATCGGCAGGCCACTCGGACCCGCGACCATGTTCACCGGTCTGGCCATCACGTGGTTCTGCCCCGGGGCGGTGGCCTCGATCGCCAACGGCGACTCACCGATTCCGCTGGGTCTGTTCGGCTTCTAA
- a CDS encoding SDR family NAD(P)-dependent oxidoreductase has product MEGFAGKVCVVTGAGSGIGQALAIELGRSGAKLAISDVDIEGLAKTEAELKAIGAPVKADRLDVTEREAFLLYADEVKAHYGKVNQIYNNAGIAFTGDVEVCDFKDIERIMDVDFWGVVNGTKAFLPHLIESGDGHVVNVSSLFGIFSVPGQSAYNAAKFAVRGFTEALRQEMITKKRPVQVTAVHPGGIKTAIARNATAAEGLDPKELAQEFDRKLARTTPERAATIILEAVHKKKARVLVGADAKILDVIVRITGSGYQRLFSKVLSKAAPNVH; this is encoded by the coding sequence ATGGAGGGGTTCGCCGGAAAAGTCTGTGTCGTGACGGGGGCGGGGTCCGGTATCGGACAGGCTCTGGCCATCGAACTGGGCCGTTCAGGAGCCAAACTGGCCATCAGCGATGTCGACATCGAGGGCCTGGCCAAGACCGAAGCAGAACTGAAGGCGATCGGCGCACCGGTCAAGGCCGACCGCCTCGACGTCACCGAGCGTGAAGCGTTCCTGCTGTACGCCGACGAGGTCAAGGCGCACTACGGCAAGGTCAACCAGATCTACAACAACGCCGGCATCGCGTTCACCGGCGACGTCGAGGTCTGCGACTTCAAGGACATCGAGCGGATTATGGACGTCGATTTCTGGGGCGTCGTCAACGGCACCAAGGCCTTCCTGCCGCACCTCATCGAGTCCGGCGACGGGCACGTCGTCAACGTCTCGAGCCTGTTCGGCATCTTCTCGGTGCCGGGTCAGTCGGCGTACAACGCCGCGAAGTTCGCCGTCCGCGGCTTCACCGAGGCCCTGCGCCAGGAGATGATCACCAAGAAGCGCCCGGTCCAGGTGACCGCAGTGCACCCCGGAGGCATCAAGACCGCGATCGCGCGCAATGCCACCGCGGCCGAGGGACTCGATCCCAAGGAATTGGCCCAGGAGTTCGACCGCAAGCTCGCCCGCACCACTCCGGAAAGGGCCGCCACGATCATCCTTGAGGCCGTCCACAAGAAGAAGGCCCGCGTCCTTGTGGGCGCTGACGCCAAGATCCTCGACGTCATCGTGCGGATCACCGGATCGGGCTACCAGCGGCTGTTCTCAAAGGTGCTCAGCAAGGCCGCACCCAACGTGCACTGA
- a CDS encoding multifunctional oxoglutarate decarboxylase/oxoglutarate dehydrogenase thiamine pyrophosphate-binding subunit/dihydrolipoyllysine-residue succinyltransferase subunit, which yields MSSTSSPFGQNEWLVEEMYRKFRDDPSSVDPSWHEFLVDYNPEPVQAGLSETSSASNGQVATSAPSAPPTPAPAPPAEKPATAKPEKAADNAASAKAAPAKPAPAKPAAAKTEKPVKPAAPAAAPAEASGDETQVLRGAAAAVVKNMNTSLEVPTATSVRAIPAKLMIDNRTVINNHLKRTRGGKISFTHLLGYAIVQAVKSFPNMNRHFAVIDGKPNAVTPAHTNLGLAIDLQGKDGKRSLVVAAIKGCETMAFGQFIAAYEDIVRRARDGKLTAEDFSGVTISLTNPGTLGTVHSVPRLMAGQGAIIGAGAMEYPAEFQGASEERIAELGIGKLITLTSTYDHRIIQGAESGDFLRTVHQLLLSDEYYDEIFTELGIPYEPIRWRTDNPDAVTDKNARVIELIAAYRNRGHLMADIDPLRLERDKWRSHPDLDVLTHGLTLWDLDRVFKVDGFAGKEYKKLRDVLSVLRDAYCRHIGVEYTHILEPEQQQWLQERIEVRHEKPTVAQQKYILSRLNAAEAFETFLQTKYVGQKRFSLEGAETIIPMMDAAIDQCAEHGLDEVVIGMPHRGRLNVLANIVGKPYAQIFSEFEGNLNPSQAHGSGDVKYHLGATGTYIQMFGDNDIEVSLTANPSHLEAVDPVLEGLVRAKQDLLDKGDTDSGFSVVPLMLHGDAAFAGQGVVAETLNLALLRGYRTGGTIHMIVNNQVGFTTSPEHSRSSEYCTDVAKMIGAPIFHVNGDDPEACVWVAKLAVDFRQKFKKDVVIDMLCYRRRGHNEGDDPSMTQPAMYDVIDHKRGVRKTYTEALIGRGDISMKEAEDALRDYQGQLERVFNEVRELEKHEVEPSESVESDQVIPQKLATAVDKSVLSRIGDAHLAIPDGFTVHPRVKPVLEKRRDMAYEGKIDWAFAELLAFGSLVAEGKMVRLSGQDSRRGTFTQRHSVVIDRKTGEEFTPLSLLATNEDGTPTGGRFLVYDSALSEFAAVGFEYGYSVGNPDALVLWEAQFGDFVNGAQSVIDEFISSGEAKWGQTSDVVLLLPHGHEGQGPDHTSGRIERFLQLCAEGSMTVAQPSTPANYFHLLRRHSLDGIHRPLVVFTPKSMLRNKAAVSDVKDFTESKFHSVLEEPTYEVGDGDRSLVKRILMCSGKLYYELVARKAKDKRDDIAIVRIEQLYPLPPRRLRKTLELYPNVEQYFWVQEEPANQGAWPTFGLALPEFLPDMLTGIKRISRRAMSAPSSGSSKVHAVEHQEILDEAFAQ from the coding sequence GTGAGCAGTACAAGTTCCCCATTTGGGCAGAACGAATGGCTGGTCGAGGAGATGTACCGCAAATTCCGCGACGACCCCTCCTCGGTCGATCCCAGCTGGCATGAGTTCCTGGTCGACTACAACCCCGAACCGGTGCAGGCCGGCCTCTCCGAGACCTCCTCCGCCAGCAACGGGCAGGTGGCCACCAGCGCCCCCTCCGCGCCGCCAACCCCCGCACCTGCGCCGCCGGCAGAGAAGCCGGCGACCGCCAAGCCCGAGAAGGCCGCCGATAACGCCGCCTCTGCCAAGGCTGCCCCAGCCAAACCCGCCCCCGCCAAACCCGCCGCCGCGAAGACCGAGAAGCCCGTGAAGCCTGCCGCCCCCGCCGCTGCACCCGCCGAGGCATCCGGCGATGAGACCCAGGTGCTGCGTGGCGCCGCGGCAGCCGTCGTCAAGAACATGAACACCTCGCTGGAGGTGCCCACCGCCACGAGCGTGCGGGCCATCCCGGCGAAGCTGATGATCGACAACCGCACCGTCATCAACAACCACCTCAAGCGCACCCGTGGCGGCAAGATCAGCTTCACCCACCTGCTCGGCTACGCGATCGTGCAGGCGGTCAAGAGCTTTCCGAACATGAACCGCCACTTCGCGGTCATCGACGGCAAGCCGAATGCGGTGACCCCGGCCCACACCAACCTGGGCCTGGCGATCGACCTGCAGGGCAAGGACGGCAAGCGTTCTCTGGTGGTCGCGGCCATCAAGGGCTGCGAGACCATGGCCTTCGGTCAGTTCATCGCGGCGTATGAGGACATCGTCCGGCGCGCGCGCGACGGCAAGCTCACCGCCGAGGACTTCTCCGGCGTGACGATCTCGCTGACCAACCCCGGCACGCTGGGCACCGTCCACTCGGTGCCGCGACTGATGGCCGGGCAGGGCGCGATCATCGGCGCGGGCGCCATGGAGTACCCCGCCGAGTTCCAGGGCGCCAGCGAGGAGCGCATCGCCGAACTCGGCATCGGCAAGCTGATCACGCTCACCTCGACCTACGACCACCGCATCATCCAGGGCGCGGAGTCCGGCGACTTCCTGCGCACCGTCCATCAGCTCCTGCTGTCCGACGAGTACTACGACGAGATCTTCACCGAGCTGGGCATCCCCTACGAGCCGATCCGGTGGCGCACCGACAACCCGGATGCGGTCACCGACAAGAACGCCAGGGTCATCGAGTTGATCGCGGCCTACCGCAACCGCGGCCACCTGATGGCCGACATCGACCCGCTGCGACTCGAGCGCGACAAGTGGCGCAGCCACCCCGACCTCGACGTGCTCACGCACGGCCTGACGCTGTGGGACCTGGACCGCGTGTTCAAGGTCGACGGCTTCGCCGGCAAGGAGTACAAGAAGCTGCGCGACGTGCTCTCGGTGCTGCGCGACGCGTACTGCCGTCACATCGGCGTCGAGTACACGCACATCCTCGAACCCGAGCAGCAGCAGTGGCTGCAGGAGCGGATCGAGGTCCGGCACGAGAAACCGACTGTCGCCCAGCAGAAGTACATCCTGAGCCGGCTCAATGCCGCCGAGGCGTTCGAGACCTTCCTGCAGACCAAGTACGTCGGGCAGAAGCGGTTCTCGCTCGAGGGCGCCGAGACCATCATCCCGATGATGGACGCCGCGATCGACCAGTGCGCCGAGCACGGCCTCGACGAGGTCGTCATCGGCATGCCGCACCGCGGCCGCCTCAACGTGCTGGCCAACATCGTCGGCAAGCCGTACGCGCAGATCTTCAGCGAGTTCGAGGGCAACCTCAATCCGTCGCAGGCGCACGGTTCGGGTGACGTGAAGTACCACCTCGGCGCGACCGGCACCTACATCCAGATGTTCGGCGACAACGACATCGAGGTGTCGTTGACGGCCAACCCGAGCCACCTTGAAGCGGTCGACCCTGTGCTCGAGGGGCTGGTGCGGGCCAAGCAGGACCTGCTCGACAAGGGCGACACCGACAGCGGCTTCTCCGTTGTTCCGCTCATGCTGCACGGCGACGCGGCGTTCGCCGGCCAGGGTGTCGTGGCCGAGACGCTGAACCTCGCACTGCTGCGCGGGTACCGCACCGGCGGCACGATCCACATGATCGTCAACAACCAGGTCGGCTTCACGACGTCTCCTGAGCACTCGCGGTCCTCGGAGTACTGCACCGACGTCGCCAAGATGATCGGCGCGCCGATCTTCCACGTCAACGGCGACGATCCCGAGGCGTGCGTCTGGGTGGCCAAGCTGGCGGTCGACTTCCGGCAGAAGTTCAAGAAGGACGTCGTCATCGACATGCTGTGCTACCGCCGCCGCGGGCACAACGAGGGCGACGACCCGTCGATGACGCAGCCCGCGATGTACGACGTGATCGACCACAAGCGCGGCGTCCGCAAGACCTACACCGAAGCCCTGATCGGCCGCGGCGACATCTCGATGAAAGAGGCCGAGGACGCGCTGCGCGACTACCAGGGGCAGCTGGAACGGGTGTTCAACGAAGTCCGCGAACTCGAGAAGCACGAGGTCGAGCCCAGCGAGTCGGTCGAATCCGACCAGGTCATCCCGCAGAAGCTGGCCACCGCGGTGGACAAGTCGGTGCTGTCCCGCATCGGCGACGCGCACCTGGCGATCCCCGACGGTTTCACCGTGCACCCACGGGTCAAGCCCGTACTGGAGAAGCGCCGCGACATGGCCTACGAGGGCAAGATCGACTGGGCCTTCGCCGAATTGCTGGCGTTCGGTTCGCTGGTCGCCGAGGGCAAGATGGTCCGGCTGTCGGGTCAGGACTCCCGCCGCGGCACGTTCACGCAGCGGCATTCGGTCGTGATCGACCGCAAGACCGGTGAGGAGTTCACCCCACTGTCGCTGCTGGCCACCAACGAGGACGGCACGCCCACCGGCGGCCGGTTCCTGGTGTACGACTCGGCGCTGTCGGAGTTCGCCGCGGTCGGCTTCGAGTACGGCTACTCGGTGGGCAACCCCGACGCACTGGTGCTGTGGGAGGCGCAGTTCGGCGACTTCGTCAACGGCGCACAGTCGGTGATCGATGAGTTCATCAGCTCGGGTGAGGCCAAGTGGGGCCAGACGTCGGACGTGGTGCTGCTGCTGCCGCACGGCCACGAGGGTCAGGGGCCGGACCACACGTCGGGCCGCATCGAGCGGTTCCTCCAGCTGTGTGCCGAGGGTTCGATGACCGTCGCTCAGCCGTCGACTCCGGCGAACTACTTCCACCTGCTGCGCAGGCACTCGCTCGACGGGATCCACCGCCCTCTGGTGGTGTTCACGCCGAAGTCGATGCTGCGAAACAAGGCCGCCGTCAGCGACGTCAAGGACTTCACCGAGTCGAAGTTCCACTCGGTGCTCGAGGAGCCCACCTACGAGGTCGGCGACGGCGACCGCTCGCTGGTCAAGCGCATCCTGATGTGCAGCGGCAAGCTGTACTACGAGTTGGTGGCGCGCAAAGCCAAGGACAAGCGCGATGACATCGCGATCGTCCGGATCGAGCAGCTGTATCCGCTGCCGCCGCGCCGCCTGCGCAAGACGCTGGAGCTGTATCCCAACGTCGAGCAGTACTTCTGGGTGCAGGAGGAGCCGGCGAACCAGGGTGCCTGGCCGACGTTCGGCTTGGCGCTGCCGGAGTTCCTGCCCGACATGCTGACCGGGATCAAGCGCATCTCGCGGCGCGCGATGTCGGCGCCGTCATCGGGTTCGTCGAAGGTGCATGCGGTCGAGCACCAGGAGATTCTCGACGAGGCTTTCGCCCAGTAG
- a CDS encoding NAD(P)-dependent malic enzyme, protein MAETVSTPHLVIEDEEIFDAHVGGKLSVELKSPLDTQRALSIAYTPGVAQVSRAIATDATLAKRYTWANRLVVVVSDGTAVLGLGDIGPSASLPVMEGKSALFKEFGGLDSIPLVLDTKDPDEIVETLIRLRPSFGAVNLEDISAPRCFEIERRVIEALDCPVMHDDQHGTAIVVLAALLGATKVLNRDMASLRLVISGAGAAGVACANILLAAGITDITVLDSKGIVHRERDDLNSFKAELAERTNPAGRTGGLAEALDGADVFLGVSAGVVPEELIATMAPNSIVFALSNPDPEIHPDIAHKYAAVVATGRSDFPNQINNVLAFPGVFRGALDAGARRITEKMKVAAAEAIHSVVGDDLAVEHIVPSPLDPRVGPAVAAAVAAAVDEDED, encoded by the coding sequence GTGGCTGAAACAGTGAGCACCCCGCATCTCGTCATTGAGGACGAGGAAATCTTTGACGCCCATGTCGGCGGCAAGCTGTCAGTCGAGTTGAAGTCGCCGCTGGACACCCAGCGTGCGCTTTCGATCGCCTACACCCCGGGCGTTGCGCAGGTCAGCCGCGCGATCGCCACCGATGCCACCCTGGCCAAGCGCTACACCTGGGCAAACCGTCTGGTGGTCGTGGTCAGCGACGGCACCGCGGTGCTGGGCCTCGGAGACATCGGTCCGTCGGCGTCGCTGCCCGTCATGGAGGGCAAGAGCGCGCTGTTCAAGGAATTCGGTGGGCTGGACTCGATCCCGCTCGTGCTCGACACCAAGGATCCCGACGAGATCGTTGAGACGCTCATCCGCCTGCGGCCGAGCTTCGGCGCGGTCAACCTGGAGGACATCTCCGCGCCGCGCTGCTTCGAGATCGAGCGCCGCGTGATCGAGGCGCTGGACTGCCCGGTCATGCACGACGACCAGCACGGGACGGCGATCGTCGTCCTCGCGGCGCTGCTGGGCGCCACCAAGGTGCTCAACCGTGACATGGCCTCGCTGCGCCTGGTGATCTCTGGCGCCGGTGCCGCGGGCGTCGCCTGCGCCAACATCCTGCTGGCCGCCGGTATCACCGACATCACGGTGCTGGACTCCAAGGGCATCGTGCACCGCGAGCGCGACGACCTGAACTCGTTCAAGGCCGAACTGGCCGAGCGCACGAACCCCGCCGGACGCACCGGCGGCCTCGCGGAGGCCCTCGACGGCGCCGACGTGTTTCTGGGTGTGTCGGCCGGTGTGGTGCCAGAGGAGCTCATCGCGACGATGGCGCCCAACAGCATCGTGTTCGCGTTGAGCAACCCGGATCCCGAGATCCACCCCGACATCGCGCACAAGTACGCCGCGGTGGTCGCCACGGGACGCAGTGACTTCCCGAACCAGATCAACAACGTGCTGGCCTTCCCCGGTGTGTTCCGCGGGGCGCTGGACGCCGGGGCCCGCCGGATCACGGAGAAGATGAAAGTCGCTGCTGCCGAAGCCATCCACAGCGTGGTGGGCGACGACCTGGCGGTTGAGCACATCGTGCCGAGCCCGCTGGATCCGCGGGTCGGACCCGCAGTCGCCGCAGCGGTGGCCGCTGCGGTCGACGAGGACGAGGACTAG
- a CDS encoding glycine betaine ABC transporter substrate-binding protein, with amino-acid sequence MRALRPTILWGLLALLLVGCGGPQTPPHSVAVGATSSTESVLLANLYAAALRYYGTPAHVVELPDPLRALDSGEVTVVPGFTGQLLQTFAPGTRGAGDEQVYKAMVGVLPEGVGAGDFATAAEDKPAAVVTEGTATAWGGRDLPILVKHCTQIRAGALRGAVVPAAVGKCRLAPPREFGSSAELFEALSGGQINIAWATTADPDVPGTVVALADGKPSLIQAQNAVPLYRRNELTARQVLALNEVAGVLDTATLKQMRQQVDDGADPRAVADAWLVENPLGR; translated from the coding sequence ATCCGCGCGCTGCGGCCGACCATTCTGTGGGGTCTGCTGGCCCTGCTGCTGGTCGGTTGTGGCGGTCCGCAGACGCCACCGCATTCGGTGGCCGTGGGCGCCACCTCCTCGACGGAGTCCGTGCTGCTGGCCAACCTGTACGCGGCGGCGCTGCGCTACTACGGGACACCCGCGCACGTCGTCGAGCTTCCGGATCCGCTGCGCGCGCTGGACTCCGGCGAGGTCACCGTGGTGCCCGGGTTCACCGGTCAGCTGCTGCAGACGTTCGCCCCCGGCACTCGGGGCGCCGGCGATGAGCAGGTCTACAAGGCCATGGTCGGGGTGCTGCCCGAAGGCGTCGGCGCGGGCGATTTCGCCACGGCCGCCGAGGACAAACCAGCCGCCGTCGTCACCGAGGGCACGGCCACCGCGTGGGGTGGGCGGGATCTGCCCATCCTGGTCAAGCACTGCACGCAGATTCGCGCGGGTGCGCTGCGCGGCGCCGTCGTCCCCGCGGCGGTGGGGAAGTGCAGGCTCGCGCCACCGCGCGAATTCGGCAGCAGCGCTGAGCTTTTCGAGGCGCTGTCGGGCGGTCAGATCAACATCGCCTGGGCCACGACGGCTGATCCCGACGTGCCCGGCACGGTCGTCGCGCTGGCCGACGGCAAGCCGTCGCTGATTCAGGCGCAGAACGCCGTGCCGCTGTATCGGCGAAATGAGCTGACCGCACGGCAGGTGCTGGCCCTCAACGAGGTTGCGGGCGTGCTCGACACCGCGACGCTCAAGCAGATGCGTCAGCAGGTGGACGACGGTGCGGATCCACGTGCCGTCGCCGACGCGTGGCTGGTCGAGAACCCGCTGGGCCGCTAG
- a CDS encoding suppressor of fused domain protein: MTSVLDDVRAHLIEHFAQAGIGGEPDSASVTFLGVEPITVLRFGPDPRPGLDGVVHYVSLGCSRHPMGDPTAPTADPVRGPRAEVVVSLRPTIPTPGIARTVALLAATPAVDGIVLLPDALIDLGAALWAAQPGHAPLSAVLLGEPQIPELPRPAPMDPVQFLTAVPITGNEAAWVRLKGADELRRTWEQDGTDVLDPARV; the protein is encoded by the coding sequence GTGACCTCGGTTCTCGACGACGTTCGCGCCCACCTGATCGAGCATTTCGCGCAGGCGGGAATCGGCGGCGAGCCGGATTCCGCCAGCGTGACGTTCCTCGGCGTCGAACCCATCACGGTGCTGCGGTTCGGGCCCGATCCCCGTCCCGGCCTGGACGGCGTCGTGCACTATGTGTCGTTGGGCTGCTCGCGTCATCCGATGGGGGACCCGACGGCCCCGACCGCCGACCCGGTCCGAGGGCCCCGCGCCGAAGTCGTCGTGAGCCTGCGTCCGACCATCCCGACGCCGGGCATCGCGCGGACGGTGGCACTGCTGGCCGCGACACCCGCGGTCGACGGCATCGTGCTGCTGCCCGACGCCCTCATCGATCTCGGTGCTGCGCTGTGGGCGGCGCAACCCGGCCACGCGCCGCTTTCCGCGGTGCTGCTGGGGGAACCGCAGATCCCCGAGTTGCCCCGGCCCGCACCCATGGATCCCGTGCAGTTCCTGACGGCGGTGCCGATCACGGGGAACGAGGCCGCGTGGGTTCGGCTCAAGGGGGCCGACGAACTGCGTCGCACCTGGGAGCAGGACGGCACCGATGTTCTCGACCCCGCCCGCGTCTAA
- the corA gene encoding magnesium/cobalt transporter CorA: protein MPSFRALPPSLTGANRTPGQGIDAKPIPVPVSRAMVDCAVYVDGTRQPGKYTHAAAVERTRELVAAGQNAFVWIGLHEPDEHQMHSVADIFGLHPLAVEDAVHAHQRPKLERYDNTLFLVLKTVNYVPHESVALAREIVETGEIMVFVGSDFVVTVRHGDHSGLAGVRRRLEDESKHLALGPYGVMHAIADHVVDTYLEVTQLMECDVDAIEEETFSSTAKTDIEQIYMLKREVVELRRAVAPLSVELGRINSEFKDLMTKEVLRYMRDVLDHQTRAADRIASYDEMLTSLVQAALAKVGMQQNVDMRKISAWVAIAAVPTMIAGIYGMNFDHMPELDWTLGYPSVLLFMLLVCATLYRIFRRNHWL from the coding sequence ATGCCATCATTTCGTGCGCTTCCGCCGTCGTTGACCGGCGCCAATCGGACGCCGGGCCAAGGGATCGACGCCAAGCCGATCCCTGTCCCCGTGTCGCGCGCCATGGTCGACTGCGCCGTCTACGTCGACGGCACCCGCCAACCGGGCAAGTACACCCACGCCGCGGCCGTCGAGCGCACCCGCGAACTGGTGGCCGCGGGCCAGAACGCGTTCGTGTGGATCGGGCTGCACGAGCCCGACGAACACCAGATGCATTCGGTCGCAGACATTTTCGGACTGCACCCGCTGGCCGTCGAGGACGCCGTGCATGCCCATCAGCGGCCCAAGCTCGAGCGTTACGACAACACCCTGTTCCTGGTGCTCAAAACCGTCAACTACGTCCCCCACGAATCTGTGGCGCTGGCCCGCGAGATCGTCGAGACCGGCGAGATCATGGTGTTCGTCGGGTCCGACTTCGTGGTCACGGTGCGGCACGGCGACCACTCCGGCCTGGCCGGCGTGCGCAGGCGGTTGGAGGACGAATCCAAACACCTGGCGCTGGGCCCGTACGGCGTCATGCATGCGATCGCCGACCACGTCGTCGACACCTATCTCGAGGTCACGCAGCTGATGGAGTGCGACGTCGACGCCATCGAAGAGGAGACGTTCTCCTCGACCGCGAAGACCGACATCGAGCAGATCTACATGCTCAAGCGGGAAGTGGTCGAGTTGCGCCGCGCCGTCGCGCCACTGTCGGTGGAACTGGGCCGGATCAACTCCGAGTTCAAGGATCTGATGACCAAAGAGGTGCTGCGCTATATGCGCGACGTCCTCGACCATCAGACCCGGGCCGCCGACCGGATCGCCAGCTACGACGAGATGCTGACGTCACTGGTGCAGGCCGCGCTCGCCAAGGTCGGCATGCAGCAGAACGTCGACATGCGCAAGATCTCGGCGTGGGTCGCGATCGCGGCCGTGCCCACGATGATCGCCGGCATCTACGGGATGAACTTCGACCACATGCCGGAACTCGACTGGACGCTGGGCTATCCCTCGGTCCTGCTGTTCATGCTGCTGGTGTGCGCCACGCTGTACCGCATTTTCCGCCGCAACCACTGGCTCTAG
- a CDS encoding ABC transporter ATP-binding protein — MAEIVLSHVTKSYADGKGVRDAVKDLSLTIADGEFVILVGPSGCGKSTTLNMIAGLEDISSGELTIAGERVNEKAPKDRDIAMVFQSYALYPHMTVRQNIAFPLTLAKAAKADIAKKVEDTAKILDLTELLDRKPSQLSGGQRQRVAMGRAIVRNPKAFLMDEPLSNLDAKLRVQMRGEIARLQQRLGTTTVYVTHDQTEAMTLGDRVVVMRAGVAQQIGTPDELYSRPANLFVAGFIGSPSMNFFPATLTDVGVRLPFGEVTLTQEALDSIASHPTPKNVIVGVRPEQFEDAALIDGYQRIRALTFDVTVDLVESLGADKYVYFTTAGDSARAEQLAELAAESGSGANDFVARVSTDSTAASGQTLTLAFESSKVLVFDADSGVNLTLPVPGAR; from the coding sequence ATGGCCGAGATTGTCCTGTCGCATGTGACCAAGAGTTACGCCGACGGCAAGGGTGTGCGGGATGCCGTCAAGGATCTGTCGCTCACGATCGCCGACGGCGAGTTCGTCATCCTGGTCGGGCCGTCGGGGTGCGGCAAGTCCACGACGTTGAACATGATTGCGGGCCTGGAGGACATCTCCTCGGGCGAGTTGACGATCGCCGGCGAACGGGTCAACGAGAAGGCCCCCAAGGACCGCGACATCGCGATGGTGTTCCAGTCCTATGCGCTCTATCCGCACATGACGGTGCGGCAGAACATCGCCTTTCCGCTGACCCTGGCGAAGGCGGCCAAGGCCGACATCGCCAAGAAGGTCGAGGACACCGCGAAGATCCTCGACCTGACCGAACTCCTGGACCGCAAGCCCTCGCAGCTCTCCGGTGGGCAGCGCCAGCGTGTCGCGATGGGCCGCGCGATCGTGCGCAATCCCAAGGCGTTCCTGATGGACGAGCCGCTGTCGAATCTCGATGCCAAGCTGCGCGTGCAGATGCGCGGCGAGATCGCCCGCCTGCAGCAGCGACTGGGCACCACGACGGTCTACGTGACCCACGATCAGACCGAGGCCATGACGCTGGGCGACCGCGTCGTGGTGATGCGCGCGGGTGTGGCTCAGCAGATCGGCACCCCCGACGAGCTGTACTCCCGGCCGGCGAACCTGTTCGTCGCGGGGTTCATCGGATCGCCGTCGATGAACTTCTTCCCGGCCACCCTCACGGATGTCGGTGTCCGACTGCCGTTCGGCGAGGTCACGCTGACGCAGGAGGCGCTCGACAGCATCGCGTCGCATCCGACCCCGAAGAACGTCATCGTGGGCGTGCGGCCCGAGCAGTTCGAGGACGCCGCGCTGATCGACGGTTACCAGCGCATCCGCGCCCTGACCTTCGATGTCACGGTTGATCTCGTGGAGTCGCTCGGCGCCGACAAGTACGTGTACTTCACGACGGCGGGGGACAGCGCGCGCGCCGAGCAGCTGGCCGAGTTGGCCGCCGAATCCGGTTCGGGCGCCAATGATTTCGTCGCGCGAGTGTCGACCGACTCGACCGCGGCCTCGGGCCAGACGCTCACCCTGGCATTCGAGTCGTCCAAGGTCCTGGTGTTCGACGCCGACTCCGGAGTGAACCTCACGCTGCCGGTGCCCGGAGCCAGGTGA